In Oreochromis aureus strain Israel breed Guangdong linkage group 20, ZZ_aureus, whole genome shotgun sequence, the following are encoded in one genomic region:
- the LOC116309667 gene encoding P2Y purinoceptor 1-like — protein MKGGGCADFCFRSTMNISSCTSVNFGFHEHKILPAIYAFVIIVGLGGNGLGLKSLLQKKKKLRHINLFLLNLGVANFLFLLTLPFLSAYYFMDSNWIFGEAFCKITRFCFNLNLYGSIGFLTCISVYRYLAIVHPMKVMGRITVTHSVAISVLVWLLVSAQSLPDIFFSKNSPNETEKCYHTTSDEYVEDYLKYSVGWTLTGFVIPLLILLGCYGHVTLVLCHANTIKEVVKKRVLKLLFILSLLFSVCYIPYHIFKNLSLYSRVLSKQGKCPDWNEGVFGAHQISRGIVCLNSVLTPLVYLHVKDFPTRFQQLLQRTRQIFNWPKSRSGRIPVTQSDKV, from the coding sequence ATGAAGGGGGGAGGTTGTGCAGACTTTTGTTTTAGAAGCACAATGAATATTAGTTCCTGTACTTCAGTCAACTTTGGCTTCCATGAACACAAAATTCTACCTGCCATTTATGCCTTTGTTATCATTGTTGGTCTGGGAGGAAATGGATTGGGACTAAAGTCTCTgctgcagaaaaagaagaaacttcGACACATTAATCTGTTCCTTCTGAACCTTGGAGTCGCTAATTTTTTGTTCCTGCTAACACTCCCATTTTTGTCAGCGTACTACTTTATGGACAGTAATTGGATCTTTGGAGAAGCCTTCTGCAAGATCAcaagattctgcttcaacctgaatTTATACGGCAGCATTGGATTCCTCACCTGTATAAGTGTGTACAGGTACCTGGCTATTGTCCATCCAATGAAAGTGATGGGACGGATAACTGTGACTCACTCTGTGGCTATCTCAGTTTTGGTTTGGCTGTTGGTGAGTGCTCAAAGTCTTCCAGACATCTTCTTCTCCAAAAACTCaccaaatgaaactgaaaaatgcTACCATACCACCTCTGACGAATATGTGGAGGATTATCTGAAATACAGTGTGGGTTGGACATTGACTGGGTTTGTTATACCACTCCTTATTTTACTTGGCTGCTATGGACACGTGACTCTTGTTCTCTGTCATGCAAATACCATTAAGGAGGTGGTGAAAAAACGAGTGTTAAAGTTGTTATTCATCTTGAGCCTTCTCTTCTCGGTTTGTTACATCCCCTATCATATTTTCAAGAACCTCAGCCTTTATTCAAGAGTTTTGTCAAAACAGGGGAAATGTCCAGATTGGAATGAGGGAGTCTTTGGGGCTCACCAGATAAGTCGTGGAATTGTGTGTTTGAACAGTGTTTTGACTCCCCTGGTTTACCTCCATGTAAAGGATTTCCCTACTCGATTCCAACAGCTGCTCCAGCGAACTCGTCAGATCTTTAATTGGCCAAAATCAAGGAGTGGCAGAATCCCTGTGACacagtctgataaagtttaa
- the LOC116309668 gene encoding P2Y purinoceptor 1-like: MPNNCTPVEYDFEHKILPSIYTVVFIIGLGANGWGMKSILQKQKKVGNNVFLLNIGLANFLFLPTLPFLSAYYFMNSNWIFGDAFCKITRFCFNLNLYGSIGFLTCISVDRYLAIVHPLKAMGMITVRNSVAISVVVWLLVSVQSLPDMLYLKTSASNTTNTSETAKCYHTTSTKYVEDYLIYSLGQTLTGFCIPFFILLGCYGHVILVLCQSNTIDKEVKQRSLKLLFILILLFSVCYIPYHIFRNLNLYARGLLKKEKCPSWNNGVFSAHQISRGLVCLNSILNPLVYLHIMDISTHFNQLLRRSCHMFNRLTVSRYGSVQVTQSTQD; the protein is encoded by the coding sequence ATGCCTAATAATTGTACTCCTGTTGAATATGACTTTGAACACAAAATTCTACCTTCCATTTACACCGTGGTATTCATTATTGGTCTGGGAGCTAATGGATGGGGGATGAAGTCGATCTTGCAGAAACAGAAGAAAGTTGGAAACAATGTGTTTCTTTTAAACATTGGACTTGCCAATTTTTTGTTCCTTCCAACACTACCATTTTTGTCAGCGTACTATTTTATGAACAGTAATTGGATCTTTGGAGATGCCTTCTGCAAGATCACAAGATTCTGCTTCAACTTGAATTTATACGGCAGCATTGGATTCCTCACCTGTATAAGTGTGGACAGGTATCTGGCTATTGTCCATCCACTGAAAGCGATGGGAATGATCACTGTCCGTAACTCTGTAGCTATTTCAGTCGTGGTTTGGTTGTTGGTGAGTGTTCAAAGTCTTCCAGACATGCTCTACCTCAAAACATCTGCAAGCAACACCACCAATACAAGTGAAACTGCAAAATGCTACCATACCACCTCTACAAAGTATGTCGAGGATTACTTAATATACAGTCTTGGACAGACACTCACTGGGTTTTGCATCCCGTTCTTTATCTTACTCGGCTGCTATGGACATGTGATTTTGGTTCTCTGCCAAAGTAATACCATTGACAAGGAAGTAAAACAAAGAAGCTTAAAGTTGTTATTCATTTTGATTCTTCTCTTCTCAGTTTGTTACATCCCATATCATATTTTTAGGAACCTCAACCTTTATGCAAGAGGAttattaaaaaaggagaaatgccCTTCATGGAATAATGGAGTCTTCAGTGCTCATCAGATAAGTCGTGGTCTTGTGTGTCTGAATAGTATTTTGAACCCCCTGGTTTACCTCCATATCATGGATATTTCTACTCATTTCAATCAGCTTCTCCGGCGATCTTGTCATATGTTTAATCGTCTGACTGTATCAAGATATGGCAGTGTGCAGGTGACACAGTCTACACAAGACTAG
- the LOC120435064 gene encoding P2Y purinoceptor 1-like yields MSGIATLKTSFFHSDYEHITLPAVYIFVFIIGLGANGWAVRSLLQKWKILGHINVFLLNLEIANFLFLPTLPFLSAYYFMRNKWIFGDAFCKVTRFCFNLNLYGSIGFLTCISVYRYLAIVHPMRVMGRITVTLSVAISVVVWLLVSVQSLPDMFYPKTSANNTDTNGTEKCHHTTSTKYVENYLKYSVGWTLTGFVMPLLILLGCYGHVTLVLCRKNTINKVVKQRSLRLLFILILLFSVCYIPYHIFKNLSLYSRVLIKHRMRPKWDKGVFCAHQISRGLVCLNSVLNPLVYLHVMDIPAQLQQLLQRFRQTFTRLFVSNYVSVPVAQTANTAIS; encoded by the coding sequence ATGTCAGGAATAGCAACGCTTAAAACGTCCTTCTTTCATTCAGACTATGAACATATAACTCTGCCTGCTGTTTAcatctttgtttttatcattggTCTGGGAGCTAATGGATGGGCGGTGAGGTCCTTGCTGCAGAAATGGAAAATTCTTGGACACATTAATGTGTTTCTTCTGAACCTTGAAATTGCCAATTTTTTGTTCCTGCCAACTCTCCCATTTTTGTCAGCTTACTATTTTATGAGGAATAAATGGATCTTTGGAGATGCCTTCTGCAAAGTCACGAGGTTCTGCTTCAACTTGAATTTATACGGCAGCATTGGATTTCTTACCTGTATAAGTGTGTACAGGTACCTGGCTATTGTCCATCCAATGAGGGTGATGGGACGAATAACCGTCACTCTCTCTGTAGCTATCTCAGTCGTGGTTTGGCTGTTGGTGAGCGTTCAAAGTCTTCCAGATATGTTCTACCCAAAAACCTCCGCAAACAACACTGATACAAATGGAACTGAAAAATGTCACCATACCACCTCTACAAAGTATGTCGAGAATTACCTGAAATACAGTGTGGGTTGGACATTGACTGGGTTTGTTATGCCACTCCTTATCTTACTTGGCTGCTATGGACATGTGACTCTTGTTCTCTGCCGCAAAAATACCATTAATAAGGTGGTGAAACAAAGAAGCTTAAGGTTGTTGTTCATTTTGATTTTGCTCTTCTCGGTTTGTTACATCCCCTATCATATTTTTAAGAACCTCAGCCTTTATTCACGAGTTTTGATAAAACACAGGATGCGTCCAAAATGGGATAAGGGAGTCTTTTGTGCTCATCAGATCAGTCGTGGTCTTGTGTGTCTGAATAGTGTTTTGAACCCCCTGGTTTACCTCCATGTCATGGATATTCCTGCTCAGCTCCAACAGCTGCTTCAGCGGTTTCGTCAGACATTTACTCGTTTGTTTGTGTCAAACTATGTCAGCGTGCCCGTGGCACAAACTGCAAACACAGCAATATCTTAA
- the LOC116309189 gene encoding P2Y purinoceptor 1-like — MSNSSCISFDFTGKFLPPVYILVFITGMVANGLGLRSVLQKWEKLGNVSVFVFNLGLADILYLLTLPFLMVYYFKDDQWIFGEAFCKTTRFFFNLNLYGSIGFLTCISVYRYLAIVHPMRMMGRITVTHSVSISVMVWLLVSVQSLPDMFFPKSPTNNTKRCFDTTSNEYVKDYLKYSLGRTLTGFCIPLFITFSCYGHMIAVLCRNDNIDEVLKQRSLKLLFILILLFSVCYIPYHILKNLNLLSRLSVIKGTCHKWSNGVYIGHQIGRGLVCLNSALNPLVYLHVSEDICSQLRQLLQQARQAISSLYSSNQTSVMDT; from the coding sequence ATGAGCAACTCTTCTTGCATCAGCTTTGACTTTACAGGAAAATTCCTGCCACCTGTCTACATTTTAGTTTTCATCACTGGCATGGTGGCTAACGGACTGGGATTGAGGTCAGTGCTGCAGAAATGGGAGAAACTGGGGAAtgtctctgtctttgttttcaaCCTTGGACTTGCAGACATTTTGTATTTGCTCACACTCCCTTTTCTGATGGTGTACTACTTCAAGGATGATCAATGGATCTTTGGAGAAGCCTTTTGCAAGACAACAAGATTCTTCTTCAACCTGAATTTATACGGCAGCATTGGATTCCTCACCTGTATAAGTGTGTACAGGTACTTGGCTATTGTCCATCCAATGAGGATGATGGGGAGAATAACTGTGACTCATTCTGTTTCTATCTCAGTCATGGTCTGGCTGTTGGTGAGTGTTCAAAGTCTTCCAGACATGTTCTTCCCCAAATCACCCACAAACAATACTAAGAGGTGCTTTGATACAACCTCTAACGAGTATGTTAAAGATTACCTGAAATACAGCTTGGGACGGACACTCACTGGTTTTTGCATCCCCCTGTTCATCACCTTCAGCTGCTATGGACATATGATTGCTGTTCTCTGCCGCAATGATAACATTGATGAAGTACTGAAACAAAGAAGCTTAAAGTTGTTATTCATCTTGATTCTTCTGTTCTCTGTTTGTTACATCCCCTatcatatattaaaaaatctcAACCTCTTGTCAAGACTAAGCGTAATCAAGGGGACATGTCATAAATGGTCTAATGGAGTCTATATTGGTCATCAGATAGGCCGCGGCCTTGTGTGTCTGAACAGTGCGCTCAATCCTCTAGTTTACCTGCATGTAAGTGAAGATATTTGTTCTCAGCTCAGACAGCTACTCCAACAAGCTCGCCAAGCTATCAGTAGTCTGTACAGCTCtaaccaaacttcagtcatggatacttga